TTAACTCCTGGCAGTTACATCAAAATCCTTTAAGTCAGTCTCGGTAAATAAAACAAGTTGGAAATAATTGTGTCATCCCATAGACTTTTAGCATTGACACCAAACATAATTGCTGAACAACCTAAGATAAAGAAGAATGGCTACACAGTTCCTAGAACAGAATAAGCTCATTTTCTATAACATCCAAGCCAGAGTAAGAACATAAAGTTAAAAGAGTTTACATGCAAAACATGATTGCTATGAGAAAGTAACTGAAAATGCACAATACCCAGGGAGACGTTTAAAACCGAGCAACCTTACATTTTTCAAGTGCAAGCAATTCTAGGAGTTCCAAAGACCAACATACCCGAAACAAACATAAGAGAGCGGTTGACGAGTCGATTGTATTGCTTGCGACTTCTCCCTGCTTCAGTTTCAGGAATGCTCAAATGTGGGTGCTCGGCTGCAGTTACAATCCTACGAAACACATTATTGGTGTCGCCCATCTTTGAGCTGATAGGGATAGGAGCCTCTATTCCCATATCCTGACTAACCTGCAAACTCAAAAACTTACAATTAAGGACATTGTTATAGTTTCAGAATCAATAGTCCATCCAATCACTTTTAGATCCCAAAAAGGACTGCAGAAAAATCTTCAAAGAGTCTAGTGCCtggaaaaagagagaataatgaAGGGGGAATTACTGCCCAGCAGGCAAACAGGCAACTTGTAATTGATACTCACTAACACCCAACTAATAATCTAAATGTGAAGAACAGGGCCTGAATAGCCACAGAGCATTATTAGCTAGACATAAATTGTCAACCAAACTAGAGAAATCTGCAAATTTATAATAAAGCAAAAGGTTTTGAAACAAAAACGTAGACAGAAATTTCATgacaaaaaatttgataaaagtcATCTGTTGTACTTAAATCTACCACCATGGGAAAAGAATCAGCTTAGTAAATACCCTGGTAGATTCCTGTATTGCCATTGGAAAAGAGTTCAGATCATCTTTAGCTGCAACAATTAGGCAAGGCACCTCATATCCAGTATCCTCACCATGGCCAGCAACTTCCACAAGCAATTCAGTTGCTCTCTTCCACGAGGACTGATCAGAGCTGCAATCACATTTGATACCttaaatgaattgaatttaattcttaatgACATTCCAAAGCAACAAGGTCACATTACATTCTCAGCCTTTAAAAACCTTTGGTCAAGGTTCCTAGCTATGTTGGAAGGCATTTTCTCCTATTAGGCAGCCATGAAGGCATCATCAgcctatgaatttttttaaaaagcttttcATTCACATAtacaaaatttaatatatgcaaTCAATAACTTGTATATGGCAAGCTAGTAAGAAATTTGGAAAAACAAACTCACGTGAAACGAACTATCGAATTCCCATaccataaaattaagaaatgttCCCTTAAAAGAGGTGACTGAACTGAATTCAACAGACACTGCTCTGTTACCTGTCATAAACAAACACTGCTATGTCACATGGTGCCAAAGACTCCTTGTTCAATAATAGTTTCTTAACCCCATCCTCAGGAATCTCTCTCAACACAAGGGTTTTCTTGATTCCCTGCGAACAAAGAGAGCAGCAGATTCAATTGGAACAAAAAATGAGCAGCAGTGTGATTAGACAATGTAAATAATCCAAAGTAAGAACCAAAAACATATTCTGACAACTGCAATAGCACTTACACCAGGTAGATCAACAACATGAACCGCGTAGCTTTCCTCAGTGGTTGGagcataattatcataaaacggtctgaatataaaattaacaagcttatattaattaaaaaaaaaataccaggaAGAATacagacaaaaataaatataatttatatgagtTTCTAAGAGATGGGTTGAGTTGAACCTTCCAATAAAAGAATTCACTAATGCAGACTTTCCAGATTTTTTTGGTCCAAAGACAAAGCAATGGAAAACATTTCTGTCTGACTGTTGCTTCTTGCGATCTAACCGTCTTCTCCTTGTCAAGCGAACAGCAGCAGTAGGATCACCAGAGTATCCAATGTAGATCAGATTCTCTACAGCTCTGGATGGATCTAGAAGAGTCATAAGGGCCCACtggaatatatatttgttagtaAGCATACACACTTATCAAGAAATTAGTATCCAAAACATTCAACTGgaactattttgtaaaaaaaaacaatgcctgTTAGATTGATTAGCAAATTCCATCTGATATGTCTGTCACATATCTTACACACTCTTTAACTCTTTAGACCTTATATCATATCTCACAGGCATGAGACACCCAAAAAAGAATTGTACAGAAGGAAAAGAGGAAAGCCAGCCTCACTcgctctctctcacacacaaatAGGGGGAGGGAGGggaagagggagagagataCCTCTGACAAAAAAGCATTAACTGATAGCCCACTCAATGCAGTTTTCTCAGCAGCATCTTTATATGGAGGTTCATCCCACGGGCTGAAGATGAGAAGCCAAGTGTCAGTGCAACACAAATAGTTACAAATTGacagaaaaaagttaaaaactcaATTGAGGAAGGATGCAGACACTAGGGTTGGGGCTTGAGTTAATTAGTTATAGATATAGCATGCTAGTCCATTCTTTAAGccaaatgaagagaaaaatgacAGTAGATGAAAATGCATGTTGCAAATTATTAAGGGAAACAATGTAATgaaattttactaaaaaactACAGTACCTTTCTGGTGCAGTAGAGAAAATATCCTCTAGTTCTGCTGGTCGCAAATTGTTATCCTGGCAGTACATTTTCATACATTAAGAATTAGAGAATTCAGAATTGCTTAGCAAGTTGAAAGACTACAACTAGTCGTGGTGACCGATATAATTGCTTAAAACAGAACAGAAGCTTAGTTAATTACACTTTCTTGTTTAATTACACTTTCAAGATCTCACTAATGATAAAAGCACAGACTGAAACATACACCATCACTGTCAAACAACTCATAGATATTCCTCAAGTACTCGACAGCTTCACTTGTGAGTTCTGCACTCTGCACAAATGACAATAAAAGATAAGCAAACTGATACAAACAATGGATACTGCAAACAGACCATAAAATGACCatcaaataaatcttttttcataaaactcCTTGTAAGGAACCAAGCTTAGAAAATACCTTCTTCCACCCCTGGCCagttaaaaaaaccaagtataTTATATTAGCTAATGTCTCTTGCCCAGGGATGATCAAcgtcctagaaaaaaaaactacagcaTGCATCATAGATTTGAATATGGTAAACCACAGCATGCTACTGTGTATGTTATTTTGATGCATCAAGTGCAGAATTAATTAAATGTccaaaaaaccaagccaaaagaAAGAGTAGATGCTAGACTAGAAACCTATTGGCTAGTTTAAACTCATGGAACTCGTCAAACTTTCACCACCTAATAAGATTAACTATAATGCATGAATGGTTAACCTGTATTACCTGATCAGGAGCACGTTTGAATGAGGGAATTAGTTCATCAGTAAGTTTGATATCATTGTTGTACCCAAATTTCCTTAGCACAGTCCAAGTTGTCTCAAGGCGCCCTTTTTCTATGAATAATGCATGGAGAAAGAGGAATCCTGTCAGTGTAAGGCCACGTTCATTGACTCCCCTATCATTGACTCCTCCACCAGGCAACTTTTCTTCCACAACCTTCTTAACACCGACTATCTCGGAAGGTTGTAGCGGAGCATTGAAACACTTGAcctgataaaaattaaacactattAGCTCCTTCAAAAACCCTAAGCCCAAGATATTGCAACTTACAATATTTGAACATTAAAAATCGTATCTGTGTCCAACCCATCCCACTACTAGACTCAAGCTTTGGACTTGAGCTTTTCTCCTCACCAAGCACAAGAAGGATATGCCAATTAGCCATTACATCATTGACAATATAACAAACATCTGAAGACTGTTTTCGGATATTACAAAGTCAAGTTTGGGCTGCTAGAAATAAATGTCCAAGCAATGGACTAATatagaggtaaaaaaaaagaagatcaaaATCCATTTCCTTGcccccaaaaataataaaataaaaatacgaaAATGAGGATAGGAACATAAAAATACCTGAAATTCATTTAATTCTGCATCACTAAGGGCACCATCTCTATCAAGATCGCAAAGAATGAATATACGCTTCAAGGCTCTAACACACCTGGGCTTCAAAGTTTGTGATTCCTGATCAAATAATGGACCAGTTGGGTGAAGTACTGCCTTTTGAGCATAGTAGAAAACCTCAGGAATCTGCAGAAAAAGGAAACCAAAATCAGAAATTGGATTGTCAATTCCAAAACCCCAAGATTACCAACCAAAAACTTCAGACCAGAGGGATCCATCTAACTAGTTCAAAGATTAACATAAATCAGATcctagttatttttttggtttgaaaataatacattaagaaaataaatgttgctgttataaggggaaaaaaaacactcaaaacaGCATAGGAACTCCCCATTGAGGAATCATTATGAAGGAAGGCATACTATGATTACAGGGGACAAAAAATGCCTTTAAAGTGCAAACTGCACATACTGTTAAAACAATCTTACACCGCAATGGCAAAATTAAATTACTGACAAAGATTCATACAACAATATCGCGTTGCAGTGACCAGATTAGATAACTCCAAAAGATACATGCAATAGCATCTATAAAAGCAATTGGACAACCAGCATACCTGAATATGTTTGAATGCTGAGCACTCAATACAAGTTTCAATCTCTCGGAATTGTTGCATTATTGGTGACATTACTTGCTCCAAGCTCACCTGCTGGTTCTCATCTCTTAAATCCAACTTACAACCCACCACTATAACTGGTACCTTAACCTGCTCATCATTCACATTACCATCAGAAACACATATTTCTCTCCACCAACAAACTACAATGAAAGATATTCCATGGAAAAACAGCTAGAAGGTTCCAGTTGCTCCAAATGACTTTACATTGCCAACGAAAACTCATTACAAATAATTCTTCTCACAGCAATACATGACTTAGTAGGATTTGGCTGAAAACATGTctattgacatttttttatggTGACGATCTCTTCACAGATTAAGAACAGATCTTTTACAGATATGTGCCAATCAATATAGTGGAAGTCACGTAATCTGTATAAAGACACGCACACACAAACACAGAGGGATGAGAACAAAGAATTTAAACCTCTAATTGACGAAGCTCAGGAAGCCAAAAGGTACTCAATCGGTCAAGAGTTTCCGGCCTATCACATGCATATGTAAGAACAACTGCATCAGCTCGCTTCAATTCTTCAGCAACTTTACCAGCATCCTCTACTCTGAAACACACAGACAATTGCACAATCATTATTTAATTCAGAATGTTACTTTGAATAATGAATGAAAATGGCATTGCACCTCCTCTTCCCAACCAAGAAAAATGGACTGCAAgcaatctaaaaattttaaaagaaaacaaaacttgaatgTGGAACTTCATGTCCAACATTTATCAATCCTTCCAAAAAAAATCTCCTTGGTTCATTCACACAGACATATCCAACCCCAATGAACATATGGTTCTTCCTAACTCGGCCAACAAATTATACAAAACTCAAATGTCAGTTCCCTCTTTTGCGCAGATAATTATCAATAACCAAACAGAAATGCAGGGACACAATTTACCATTACAAAACTTgactctttttcctttttacgCTTCAAAAGTTGGCTTTCTCTTTCTAGTCATAGCACCTTTCAAAAACTGAGAATACCCACTAATTATATTACCTCCACTTCACCcggaaaaacacaaaaagcaGCCCTAGTACCAAACAGAGTTCACAACAAGCTTTAAACATCTCCACAGTTTCCCACCAGCTATAACAGCATTCCAGAAACTTCCATTCTTTCCGTACTCCCAAAACCAAATACACTATAGCAACTCAAATAAACAAGCCCTGATTATTTATCAGAAAAAAACACGGATACTTAGCTATTTTAGCTAATTAAGCTTACCATAAGCACATAAAACCATATTTCTACActtcaaaatatacatatagggaggagtgtgtgtgtgaattacTTAGATGAGGTATCAATGATGGTGATTGGAACGCGGTCAGGGTAAAAATCATCGGGCATCCGAGTAGGTGGAAGAACCGGCGGGATACTGGACGGGAAAGTATCGGAGATAGCAGTGACTATCAAACTAGACTTGCCGGTGCCTCTGTCTCCGGCCACCACGATTCTCACACCACTTTTAACTCCTGGATTGGCTGCGGCAGCTGCTCTCGCCATCTAAACGACAAAAACACAGCCACTACAATCAAGAATCGGATATCCAAAACcctaaataatcaaaatatccACGAGAATGGCAAAACGGTGTAAGAAACAGAtaaataaggaaataaaaaaacgaGAATTCTATGAAAGGAAAACTGTTATACAGAGGAAAAAgtgaaaattatagttttctCTATGGAGGTTTTTGGATGGGTTGTTGGTGGAGTGGCAAAAGTGTAAATATGTGAGATTAGGGGTGGTGAAGAATGCAAGATCATAAATAGAGAGGATTAGGAAATACCTTgaggttttgtttgatgaagaaattagaaagagAGGGTAGGGGGCACCAGAAACCCTAGATTTTAGGGgtttgtggtggtggtgaaggTGGCGCGGGCGGGGGCTTGGAGAAGAAGAATGGGAAGCGTAAGCGAAGGTTCACGAGAGAGTGAAAAGGAAGGAATAacgtgggttttgtttttttaaaaacaaaaattattttttggggtttattaattattttaaaataaaataaacccgaaatatttttatatttttttatgagtcgataaaaaatttacaattaatatttattcaatatataaaagataaaaaagaagattcagtagataaaaataaacactaagaaaagaaaaaaaaaacatgataaagaaaatttaatatatatttaaataaaaatatattttttatttttttataatatgcatttaatttttccatTCCTTAGAAAACAACAATTCAGtacatttaatttagtttcttaaatATAATGAACTGTGAAAAGGATGAGTCTACTTTATCCcttaataaatcatttttcaactgttaccttcattttatttttaacggttttttttaatgtattaaaataatatattttttattttttattttttaaaatttattttaatattaacaaattaaaataatctaaaaatataaaaaaaaaaccataaaatcaaatcttaaCAAACTTATGTATCGGCTGCACTCTCAAATAGGGATTTAAAGTTTTACAACTCATAGGTGTAAGATTTGGAATCATCTAAGTGGTGGTCAAATAGTAAAAACTTGGGATtaagagatttgctccctctgtggtttcaggttcgagtcctgtacttacatgatggccactggaggcttacatggttgttaacttgaggacctgtgagattagtcgaggtgcgcgcaagctggcccggacatccacattaaactaaaaaaaaaaaaattgaattggcATGGACGAGTAAACTCAAAACTCGATCAATTTAGGACTAAACCGGTttgaattgaaaacaaataaaaaaaaaaagaaaatctaattgTCCTAGttaaaaccaaaactaatcCGGTCAAAACTCaactcttaattattattatttttatttttttattaatatattattattttaatttaaacaaaaaataagagttGAGTCTATATAACCCCATTTTTATCCCAGATAAAAACTCTAAATCAAGTATTACAACTATACTGGAACTCAAATTAGAT
This window of the Populus trichocarpa isolate Nisqually-1 chromosome 13, P.trichocarpa_v4.1, whole genome shotgun sequence genome carries:
- the LOC7481762 gene encoding mitochondrial Rho GTPase 1 isoform X1, coding for MARAAAAANPGVKSGVRIVVAGDRGTGKSSLIVTAISDTFPSSIPPVLPPTRMPDDFYPDRVPITIIDTSSKVEDAGKVAEELKRADAVVLTYACDRPETLDRLSTFWLPELRQLEVKVPVIVVGCKLDLRDENQQVSLEQVMSPIMQQFREIETCIECSAFKHIQIPEVFYYAQKAVLHPTGPLFDQESQTLKPRCVRALKRIFILCDLDRDGALSDAELNEFQVKCFNAPLQPSEIVGVKKVVEEKLPGGGVNDRGVNERGLTLTGFLFLHALFIEKGRLETTWTVLRKFGYNNDIKLTDELIPSFKRAPDQSAELTSEAVEYLRNIYELFDSDGDNNLRPAELEDIFSTAPESPWDEPPYKDAAEKTALSGLSVNAFLSEWALMTLLDPSRAVENLIYIGYSGDPTAAVRLTRRRRLDRKKQQSDRNVFHCFVFGPKKSGKSALVNSFIGRPFYDNYAPTTEESYAVHVVDLPGGIKKTLVLREIPEDGVKKLLLNKESLAPCDIAVFVYDSSDQSSWKRATELLVEVAGHGEDTGYEVPCLIVAAKDDLNSFPMAIQESTRVSQDMGIEAPIPISSKMGDTNNVFRRIVTAAEHPHLSIPETEAGRSRKQYNRLVNRSLMFVSVGATVAIVGLAAYRVYAARRNSSG
- the LOC7481762 gene encoding mitochondrial Rho GTPase 1 isoform X2, with amino-acid sequence MARAAAAANPGVKSGVRIVVAGDRGTGKSSLIVTAISDTFPSSIPPVLPPTRMPDDFYPDRVPITIIDTSSKVEDAGKVAEELKRADAVVLTYACDRPETLDRLSTFWLPELRQLEVKVPVIVVGCKLDLRDENQQVSLEQVMSPIMQQFREIETCIECSAFKHIQIPEVFYYAQKAVLHPTGPLFDQESQTLKPRCVRALKRIFILCDLDRDGALSDAELNEFQVKCFNAPLQPSEIVGVKKVVEEKLPGGGVNDRGVNERGLTLTGFLFLHALFIEKGRLETTWTVLRKFGYNNDIKLTDELIPSFKRAPDQSAELTSEAVEYLRNIYELFDSDGDNNLRPAELEDIFSTAPESPWDEPPYKDAAEKTALSGLSVNAFLSEWALMTLLDPSRAVENLIYIGYSGDPTAAVRLTRRRRLDRKKQQSDRNVFHCFVFGPKKSGKSALVNSFIGRPFYDNYAPTTEESYAVHVVDLPGGIKKTLVLREIPEDGVKKLLLNKESLAPCDIAVFVYDSSDQSSWKRATELLVEVAGHGEDTGYEVPCLIVAAKDDLNSFPMAIQESTRALDSLKIFLQSFLGSKSDWMDY